The Streptomyces sp. NBC_00459 DNA segment GGCGCCAACGGTTCGGCGAGAACAGCAAGGTCTTCTGCGGCCAGAACCTCACCCGGCTCGGTGGGACGCCACACGCTCGCGGGCGTGATGTCGACGAACTTCGGATACCAGCCCGGCAGTTCGTGAGCGGCCCGGTATTGCTCGGGAGCAACGAGCAGCGGGGTGCCGCGTCGGCTCAGCGCCTCAGCCAACGCGGGGTATCGATCGCCCGGAATCATCCAGCCCCGGTACCAGGCGCTCCCCAGCCCAGCCGGTACCTGGGCAACAGCTTGTTCTGCGTCACCCTGCAACAGCGCATCGTGGTCGACCAACCCGACCACCCCGCCACAGGCGCGCACCTCCTGTGCTTCCTGCGCGAAATGCTCGTCCACGCGTCGTGGATTCAACGGATCACGGCAGTACAGGACAGGAATCGGCACGACTGACACGCTACGGAATCTCCAGAGAGTCGGGCCACTGATTTCGCGCTGTCAGGCGCGGCGATCCGCCAACCGGTTCAGCCGCATGTACGGGGGCACGTCAGCCCGGTCACCTGACGGTGCGCGCGATCGTGCGTGGGACGCGTGGGTTTCCCCCACCTGCGCCGACTCTCTTCGATCCACCTGATCGAATAGGTTCCCCGCGCGGAAGACGTCGACGGTTCTACTCGGCTGGGTGGTGACGACGTGCACCCCTCGCGACGAGTCTTGATCCCGTATCTGAGCTGGACCTACGCGATTCAGCCGACCGCCGTAGGTGTGGGAGGTGCTACGCGTGTCGCCTGCCGTCGGATCCAGAGGCCGCCGGCCCCGAGGCCTGGGCGCCGACAGGTGCGACGGTGGCGCCGGCCCACCCGGTCGACGTCCTCACCCGCCTCCTCTTCAGCATCCTTGCCACAGGACTCGCCCCGACCTCCTTCTGCACCAACGAGGACCGCGCCCACTTCGACGGCCTCCGCGTCGACTTCACCGCCGAGGCGGTCAACACCCTCGGCTCACGACCCACCCCGACCCACCGCACCTTCAACGCGGTCGACCCCTATGACGACGACATCTCCCTGGACACGTTCGTGACATGGCTGCAAGAAGCGGGGCACCACCTCCGACACTCCCCCACACCTACTGGTCCCCCCGCCTCGAAACCGGCCTTCGCTCCCTCTCCGAACATCGCCGCCGCCACTCCCTCCTCCCCCACCTCCACGCCTTCACCCCGCCCACCCCCAAGCCCGGCTGCTTCGCCCCAGCCGCCCGCTTCCGCACCGCCGTCCGGGAGACAGGTATCGGCACGGACAAGGAGTACTGGCCTTCCGCATCGTTCACGCAGCCGATCGGTGCCTGCCGGTCGAGTGCGGTGTGGCAGCGATGCTGGTCGCAGGTGTGCAGGTCTCCTTTTGCGATCCTTGTCGCCGGGTCCGCGTTTGGAGGGAGAACGGGATGGAGCCAATGGAACTCCGCCGAGCCGTTGAGGCAGGCCGGGCGACCGCTTCGGAGCTGGGCCTTCAGGTCGACGATGTGATCGTCATCCACAACTCGGACCGCGTCGCGCTGCGCCTGGTCCCTTGTGATGTTCTGGCTCGGGTCGCGCCCTCGGGGCATCTGGCGGATTCCGAGTTCGAGGTCGAGGTCGAGGTTGCCCGCCGTCTCGCCGACGTCGGCGCTCCGGTGGCTGAACTCGACCCGAGGGTCGAGCCCCGAGTCCATTTGCGCGACTCCTTCGCCGTCTCGCTCTGGACCTACTACGAACCGGTGGAATCAGAGATCGCGCCCACCGACTACGCACACGTGTTCCTGCGCCACCATGCCGCTCTGCGTCAGATCGATCTGACTGCTCCGCACTTCACCGATCGGGTCGCCGTGGCGCTGAGCGTGGTGAACGACGGGGAGCACTCCCCTGAACTGTCCGATCCTGACCGCGAGTTCCTCAGCGACACACTCGGGCGACTGAACGCCGCGATCGGAATCGACAAGGACGGCGACCAGCTGTTGCACGGCGAGCCTCATCCGGGCAACCTCCTCAACACGCGGCGAGGGCCACTTTTCGTAGACCTCGCCACGTGCTGCCGTGGGCCGGTCGAGTTCGACCTCGCCCATGCGCCCGAAGAAGTGGGAGAGCACTATGCGGGGGCTGACCCCGGTCTGATTCACCGGTGCCGCGCCCTGAACTGGGCAATGTTCTCGGCCTGGCGCTGGCGCCGGAACGACCAAATGCCCGACCGGGGCCACTGGAGAGTGGAGGGCCTCAACCAGGTTCGTGCGGCACTCGATCGCTGCGGACCGGGCTGAACCGGCACCCGTTCAGGAACACGATGCGTGGGTCGTCGCCCGCCGTCGCACCTACGTGACCGCAGACCCCTTCAGTACCCCAGCATCATCGAAGCCGAAGATCATTACAGGTCCGAAGCACGCCTTAAGTGGTGGCAACGCCCTCTCACCGCGAGTTGGAGTCGAGCAGCCCGGCCATTGTCGCGGCGGCTTTGTGTCCCGATCCGGTGAGGATCACCACCACGTCATCGTCCGGACGAAGGTGTCCTGCAGCAAGGAACTGAGCCAGTGCCGGGACGACTTGAGCGCTGGTGGGTTCGGTGTACAGGCCGGTCCGGGCCAGTGCCAGGACGGCCGGACCCAGGTCTGCCTCGTCCACCGCGGTCATCGCGCCGCCGCCGGAGCGGACGGCGGCGAGCACTTCTTGATCGCGGACTGGTCGGGTGATGGCGGTGCCCTCAGCGAGTGTGGAGTGCCACTGGGTCGGTTCGACGTGGTCGTGGCCTGCCGCGAACGCTCGCACCAGGGGGCTGCAGCGGGCGGGTTGACTGACCAGGAGCCGAGGCGGGCTGGCGATCTCGCCGGCCCGGTACAGCTCGTCGAAGCCTTGTGCGCAGCCGAGGACCAGGCTTCCGGCGCCTGCGGGCATCACAACTGCGGTGGGGGCGGTGAAGCCGAGGTCCTCCCAGATCTCGTAGGCGATCAGTTTGATGCCTTCCAGGAAGTGGGGCTGCCAGTTGTGGCTGGCGTAGAAGCGTTCACCGGCGCGCCGCAGCGCTTCGTCGGCGGTGTCCTGTCGGGTGCCGGACCACAGTTCGACCTCGGCGCCGTGGAACCGGCTCTGCAGGAGTTTCGCCGGTGAGGTGGTGGCGGGTGCGAGGATCTGCGCGTGGATGCCCGCAGCGGCGCAGTACGCCGCCACGGACGAGCCGCCGTTGCCGCTGGAGTCCTCCAGGAGCGAGGTCACGCCCTGGGCGCGGAGCACGCTGAGCATGACCGAGCTGCCCCGGTCCTTGAAGCTGCTGGTGGGGTTCTGGGCCTCCATCTTGACGGCGACGTCGAGCCCGGCCAGACGGCGGGGCAGCAGCGGTGTGCGGCCTTCGCCAAGGGTGACGGGGGCGAGGCCCGGCATGCCCAGAGCGGCTGCGTAGCGCCACTGCGACGGTATGCCGGGGTCGATGTCGGCTCGGGTGATGCCGGGGCGCTTCGCGACGGTCAGCGGTGAGCCGTCGTCACCGCACCACCGCGGCCGATCGCCGGGGTACCGGCGGCCCGCTCGGTCCACGAGCGCAGGCCATGCGGTCGGCTTGTCCAGTGTGACGGGGCCGGCGGTGTTCATCGTTCCTCCACTACGTGGTCAGGGGTGGGGGCGCGCCGGAGGGAAAGGTCGGTCACCAGCCCGTGATCCGTTGCCAGAGGTCGGTGATGCGGGGGACGGCGCCGGGGGTGGGCGGTTCGGCGCTGTCGATGACCTGGTAGCCGTGGTGCTGGGCGGCGGTGGCGCACGCGTGGTTGGGCAGGATACGCAGGCGGGCGCCGACGGGCAGATCGGGCAACGGATGACCGTCGCGGGCGGTGAGGATTCCGTGTTCCTGGCTCGCCCCGGTCATGACCAGGCCAGGGATCAGGTTGCCGGTGAGATCGGTGACCAGGCCGTATCCCTGGTCGACGGCCTGGTTCGCGGTGCCGCGGTCTCGGGACATCGCCATCCAGCCACCGTCGGTGAGGATCCATCCGCGTCCGGGCCGGTGCCCGATCACGGTGACGGCCACGGACAGTGCGAGATCCTCGATGCCGCACACGCCCAGGCCGGCCATCACCAGGTCGAAGAAGACGTAGTTCCCGGCGCGGACCTCGGTCACTCCGGTGAGGTCGGTGGCAGCATGCGCGGTCGGGGTGGAGCCGACGCTGACGGTTGCGACCTCCATCCCCTTCTGGCGCAGCCGTTGGGCGGCCGCGACAGCGACGTCACGCTCGTGGGCGGCCGCCTTGCGCTGCCCTTCCGCGGTCGGGGCGAAGTAGGACTCACCGGCGTGTACGAGAATCCCGTCCAGACAGCCGGCCTTGTGGAGCTCGTGTCCGATGGCGAGGAGTGCGTCGTCGTCGACCAGAACACCGCCCCGGTGGCCGTCGCAATCGACCTCGATCAGCGCCGGGATGCTCACTGCCGCCTCACGGGCTGCGGCGGTCACGGCGCGCGCCTGCTCAAGGCTGTCGAGGAGGACCTGCAGCGTGATCCCGCGCCGCAGCAGCGCCACGACACGGGGCAGTTTGTGCGGAGCGATTCCGACCGCGTAGGTGATGTCCGTGTATCCGCCGTCGGCGAAGGCCTCAGCTTCGGCCAGGGTCGAGACCGTGATCGGTCCCGGCCGACCGCCGTGCATGAGCGCGGCAACCCGCAGACTCTTCGCCGTCTTCACATGCGGCCGCAGAGCCACCCCCAGTTCCTGCAGTCGGCCGGCGAGACGCTGAGCGTTGCGCTGTGAGCGGGACACGTCCAGTACGGCGAACGGCGTGTCCGGGTCGGCCAGCGTGGTGTGCGGGGCGGAAGCGGTCACAGCGAGACTCCCAGTGGTTCCAGCACGGCAAGATCCAGGTGAAGGCCCTGAGGACCGATGCGTGAGCTGTCGAATACGGTGATGTCGTGATGGCTCGTCCGGCCTGGTGCGTGGCCGGTCAGCACGTCGCCGAGTGGGGTCACTGGCGCGTCGGCGGGAGCGTGCTGCAACTCGCCCAGTCGGCGGGACTGCTGAGGAAGGTCGCAGGACAACGCGGCCCCGTGCGAGCAGCGGCGGGGGAACACTTCCCGCTTGCCGGGGGCGTTGACTGCGGCGTGCTGGTCACGGTTCCTCACTTCGCGTAGTTGTAGACAGTGGCGCGGGAGATGCCGAGGAGGTCTGCGATCACCTGCGCCGCGTCGCGGGAGTCGAAGAAGCCGTCCTCGCGCAGCTGCCTGACCAGTTCTCGCTTGGCCTCCCGGGGAAGCGCGCGGGGGCTGACCGCCCGCTCGGCCGCGCGGCTTTCCACGATCTGGCGCAGCTCCCGGGAGTTGCGGTTGCGCAGCGCCTCCAGGGGCTCCCCGCGATGCTCGGTCTCGGTGGCGACCAGGTTCGCCAGGGTCAGGGCCAGCGGTGAGAGCACGGACACATCGAGGTTGAGGCACAGGGCTGCGATGTAGTCGCCGGAAGCGTTCTTGATGCCGATCGAGGTGCTCTTGACCGGTCGGCCGTCCGGAAAGCGATTGGCGTAGTTCTGGATGACGCTGGGGTACTCGGGGTCGCTGATCCTTGCCAGGCCCAGCTCGGTGGCCGAGTCGCCCACCTGACGTCCCGACAGGTTGTTCTCGATGGCCCGAATGGCGTGGTCCGGATTCCGCAGGTCGTGGAGGACGACCTCGCACAGGCCCGGCAACGTCCTGCCCACGGCCGTTGCGATCTTCTCCACCTCGCGAATGAGGTGCTCGTCCGCGTCCACAGCGCCTGCGGAAGCGGCAGGCACCGGATCGGGCCGACGGCCCGGCACGTCGTTCACAGTTCCCTCGTCCCTCATCCCTCTGATCGGACCACACCGTGCTGCAGAACGAGCAGGAGCGGTCGGCGCCGTACGGAACACGCATCGGCATGTCCGTGAATGCCTGGGCGAATCCCAGCGACATCAACTTATAGTCTATCTCTAGACAAATAATCTAGACGGATTTATATTCTCTCGTCCAGGGGCAAGACAGCCGCTCGGCGACGACGAGGGCCGACCCGTCTCGACAACGCGAACGACTCCCCAAGGGCGCCACTTCCCCTGCTCTTCCTGCACGGACTGTCCTCCGGCGACTTCGTGCCCGCCATGGAGCAGTTCCTCGGCAGCTCGGCCGGGCTCTCGACGGCCACCGTGACCCGGCTGACCAGCAATGGAGCGATGACCACGCCGTCTTCCAAGCCCACGACCTGTCGGAATCCGACTACGTCTACGTGTGGGCCGACGGCGTCCACCCCAAGATCCGCCTCGGCCAGGGCCGTTCCTGCGTCCTGGTTCTCATGCGTGTGCGCACCGACGGCCGCGCGGAACTCATCGCACTCGCCGAAGGACTGCGCGAGTCCACCGAGTCCTGGGCCGACCTGCTACGTGACTGCCGGCGGCGCGGACTGCGGCCCCGGGCTCGTGGTCGGTGACGGCGCGATGAGCCTGTGGCGGGCTCGCACGGAGGTTTTCCGCAGGCCAGGCACCAAAGGTGCTGGGTTCACATAACCCCGCGACGTGGTCAATGCCCTGCCGAAGTCGTCCCGGCCCGGAGCGGAGAAAGCATTGCAGGAGATCTACAACGCCGAAGACCGCGACCACGCAGAGAAGGCCGTCAAGGACTTCGATCGCACCCACCGCGCGAAGTAGCCAAAGGCGGTGAAGAAGGTCACCGACGAGACCGGTGAACTCCTGGCGTTCTACGATTTCCCCGCCGAACACTGGATCCACCTCAGAACAACGAACCCGATCGAATCCACCATCAGCACCGTCAAGTTGAGGCCCCGGGTCACTCGCGGAGCTGGCAGCCCCGCAGCGGCCCTGGCCATGGTGTTCAAGCTCACGGAGTGCGCCCAGACCCGCCGGCGCGCGATCACCGCACCCCACCTTCTCGCCCTCGTCCGCAACGACTCGCGCTGCCGTGCGACCTGGTCTGGGCCACCGCTTGGGAGGAAGAGGCCAATATCGAGCTGGCACCGCGACTACGGCCTGCCACAGTTGCCGGTCGTGAACTGGCCAGAACCCTCAACCGCCCACGAACGCGAAGACCAGTGGTGCGCGCTCCGTGGAAGACCCGAACCCTCGTCGCGTGCGCGGCCTTCCCGACCGACGAGCTCACCGGGACGCGCTCAACCTGGGGCGATGCGTCGCGGTCGCGTCAGGAATGGCCTGCTTCCTTCTCGGATGTCGAGACGCAGGTGGGCATCCGGGGCCTCCCGGCCACCCGGCGTCACGGCCATTCCCGCACCATGACGCCCCGGCTGCACACTGCGGACGGGCTACGTCATCAACGCGATGTGCGGATGCTCGGGCTCTACCGGGCAGACGAACAGGTGCTTCCGGTAGCCGCTGCCTATCTGGACGCCGGTGGCGTTGTAGCCGCGGTGGCCGGGGTACGGTCCAGCACCTGGGTGGGGGTGAGGAGACCAGCTGTTACCGGCGTCGTCCCCTTCCTCGAACGTGGCGACGGTCATCAGGACCTCCATGCCGGTGCCGCACTCGGAGCAGGACTGCGAGCTGGGGTCGGTGGAGTTCCAAGCGGGCCAGCCGCCGACCTTCCAGCCGGGTGCGTTGGACAGCACACAGTCGTAGTACGTGACCGGGTCCATGTCTTCCTCTTCTGCCTGCGGCACACTCCATTGCTCGATCTGCTCCCGCAGTTCTTCGTTCAGCTCCAGACGGTCTGGGTACTCGGTGATCTGCTCCGGTTCGAGCACGCACTGTTCCGGCAGATAGCCGTCGAACTGCACTGCGGGCGGCTCGGGGGGCGTGTCGAGGATGTCGGTGACGGCGGCTGCCGAACGCCAGAAGAGCAGGGTCCTGGGCATGATCGGATGATCGAAAGGACACCACAGAACCTGCAGCAGGTCCTTGCCCTCCGGCGGGCTCAGATCGGGCACATCCCGTACGTACAGCTGCGCGACGGGCAGCATCGCTATGGGACCGTCGTACGCCTGGACCACCCGCCTCACCGGATACGTCCGAGGGGGCCGGATCCGCTCGAGAGTCTCCCGTTCCTCCGGAGTCAGGTCCCGGCCGTGCGAGGCGGCGAAGATCCTTCGTTCCAGCCGCAGATTCGTCGGGGACTTGGCTGGGTTGATGCCATCCACCACATGCGGTTCCTCACAGTGCGGCCAGCGCTCCTCAGCGGGCCACAGCAGCGGCCCGCCGATCGAGCTGTCGTGCCACGTCGGCGCCCCGGGGCGGGGGTGCAGACGGGTCGCCGTGCGGGCCAGCGGAGCCATTTGGGGAAAGACCGCGGCAACGTCGATCGGCCGTGGCGGAGTGACAGGAGTGACATTCATGACCGCAATCTTGCCAATCGCCTCTGACAACGGCCCTCCTTGCCGCCCCCCGAAGAGCTCCGGCACAGGCGCCACCCGGGAGAGCGCTACGGGTGACGAACGATGCCCCGGCCGTCGTACAGGCGGGCAACGAGCGCCTCGTACGGGCCGTCCGGCACCGCCAGCCGGCAATGCACCGTGCCCGGCCGCCGGGTGAGTCCGGCGATCGGCCAGACGAGCCGGGCCTTGGGCGGACGGACGCCCGTTCGCCTGGGTCGACGACGAGATCACTGACGCCGCCGAGACTGGGTATCCACCCACCACCCGGCCCAGGGGATCCTCCATGGCGTCGCGTCGTCCCGCGGCCTCACGACCGGGACTTCGCAGGCCTCAATCAATGGCTCCAACTGGCTTGAGGTTCTCCGCGATGGTCCACAGGACTTGACAGTTACTCCCACGGGCAACGGGACGGATCGGCTTCATCAGGCCGGCAAGAAGGCACATGTCAGAGCCGTGCAGCAGGATACGCATACGCATGTGGGAGGGGATTGCCATGGGAATCGGCTACAAGACGTCCTGGCTGGCCGTGCCCGGCAGTGACAACAGACAGGTCGCCGACGCGCTCGGGTTGCTCACGCGAGTGGCAATGGACTGGGAGGCGGGGACACAAGCGGCATACCGACGAGGCGTCTTCGTAGCCTCTCCCGTGGACGGCTGGACGCTGGCTCACAGCCGGATCCACCTCCCAGTCGGACTTGAGGACAGCGGTCCGTCCTTGCTGTCCTGGCTTCGGACACTCGGCCTGCGGCTGGGTGACCTTCAGTACTTCCGCACCGATCGCATCGGCGAATTCCACGCCTGGGCAAGAGTGGAGGCCGGCCAAGTCGTCCGGGCCTACTGCTATGACAGCTCAGCCGGTGACGGGCCCCTGCGAGTCGGCGAACCAACCGAGATCGAGCGCCAACTCGGTGTCGGAATCAGGGGGGCGGAAGAGGGGATGGCGTCCTGGGACGAATCCGACTGGGACGACTGGTATGCCGCCATGCCGTCCGAAAGGCACGTCATGGCGATCGCAAGGCACTGGGGAATCTGTCCTCTCGACATCCCGGAAGCGCCACCGCCGGGCGATGGCATCTATGGCTTTCCACCCGGAGCGGAGTGACTTCCGTAGGTGCCGCGACAAGCAGCCCGTTGAGGGCGCACCGTGAGCTCGGGAAGCTGCTTTGCTCCACCGATCGGATCACAATCAATTTCAGGATTGGGCTTGGCAGTTGAGTGTCAGTCAGATCGGGACGAGCTGTTGGGCGCGCGCCGATCTTGTGCCTGATGACCTGTGGGAGCGCGGCGCCACTGTTGCCTATTCGTCCACCCGAGCGCGATCGGCGTCCCGGGCGGCCTTCCTCGGACCAGGTGGCACCGCCGCATGCCGCCACGATGAGGCCGCCGATAGACGATCACAGTCGACGATCTGCCTACCGAGCACGCCAGGTGCCGGACGGCACTGGAGTGCTGAGCCACAGTGATGACATTCAGTCGAGCCAGCGGGCCTTGTCCCCGATACCGACATGGCCGGGCTTCTCGACCGCCGCGTACATTCCGAAGGCGTTGCCGAGCTCGCGGGCGACCCAGCGCAGCACGGCGCGGTCATGCGGGACAGTCGGAGTCTCCTTGGTGATCATCACGCAGCGGTCGCACCTCTGGGTGAAGCGCAACCGCAGTGTGCCGATGCCCATCCGGCGGCCGGTCCAGTCGTGCTCGGGGTACCCGGTCGCGTGGTCGCCGGGCACGTCGTCGAGCACCAGGTTGGGCCGGAACCGGCTGGCGTCTGTCGCACTGTCCGGCAGCGACGAGCCGAGGCTGCGCAGCGCCGTCGTCGTCAGTACATGGAGCGCGGTGTCGGGCCGGTGCGGCTGGTGCTCGACCAGTGTGACCCTGGCCTGTACAGCCGCGCTGAGCCGACTGCCGGCGTCAGGCGCATCGGAGCGGAACCGCCGGCCGTCCGGCAGGACCAACTCGGCCACGCCCGGCCCGAGGGTGACCGCCCGCAATCGCATGAGCGCCGGAACAGCACCGGCCCAGGTGACCTCTTCCCGCTCGTCGTGGACGGCGATGCTCCGGTCACCCTCGATTCCGAGCACCCCGACCGTGGCGGCGGTCAGTCGCTCACCACCCACCGACTTCACCGGATATCGCCACAGTTGGTCGACCCGCATCCATCGCCCCCTTCATCCCAGCGGCCCGGCGACCGTAGTCGACGCCTGCCCGGGCAAGCACCGCGACCGTCACCGTACTGGGGGAGCATGCCGTCGTTCCACCGCCGCCCGGCGACCGTCGGCCAGGGCCCGTACGGCGTCCTCCCAAAAGCCGAGTGCCTGGAGGAGGGAGTCGAGGTTCACGCGCCGGCCACCTGCGGATCGCGCCATGCGCCGGCCGATCTCGACGTCGACGCCGGAGGCGGCCCCGTGCGTGACGACCTGGTCCTTGAGGCCCTGATCGACCAGGGTCTTGCCGACCGAGCCGCCCTCCGCACAGGCCGACCGACCGGACAAGCCACAAGAGAGACCAGGCGGCAGAGCCGAAACCCCCGGGCCCCGCCATTGTTTTCATGCGAAGATCTACAGGCCCTTTCGGGCTCCACCCTGCCGAAGTAACGATTCCTCGGAGAGCCATGCGCCGCACCCACCTCTTCTCTGCTGCTGTCCTCCTGTTCTGCACCGCCTGTTCCAGCGGTTCGGACAATGGCTCCGGAGAGAGTGCGAAGAAGGCCGTGGAGCACGGGGCGGCCGTGCGCGCCGCGATCGAGAGGACGAGCGCGGACAGCGCCCGCGTGAACGAGAAGATCGAGCTGCGGTCCGTCGACAGCCCCACGACATACGTGTTCGCGATCGCCGGCGCCTTCGACCTGGCTGGTGACAGGGGACGGCTCACGGTGGAGCTCGAGGACAGCGGCATGGACCCCGTCGAGGAGGTCTTCGTCGGCGACACCGTCTACGTGCATGGCTCACGGGCGGTGGACGAGGGCAAGTGGGCCTCTGCCGTCCGGAGCGAGGCCTTGACCCGCTTTTTCCTGCGGGCGCCGCTGAACGACCCCGAGCACCTGCTCCGTCAGGTGAAGGCGATGCGGCAGGTGTCGAACGAGGGCGAGGAGCGGGTGAACAACGCCCCTGCGGTGCACTACCGGGGCACGATCGACCACACCACCGCGACACTGGGGATGACGGCAGAGACGAAACAGGGGTTGAACAACCTGCGCGAGAAGCTGGGCGAGGACATGCCCGTCTACGCAGACGTGTGGGTCGACGGGAAAGGACGTGCCGTCCAAGCCCGGTTGTCCTACTTCGGCGGCATGAAGGCCATGGCGACGATGACACTGTCGGACTTCGGTACGCCGGTGAAGGCCGAGGCGCCGCCGGCCAAACAGGTCGTCCCCGTAACGGTGGGAGAGGACGTCCTGCTCGCATGAACGGGGCCGAGCCCGGCACCGAGGCCCCTGGCCGACAGCCAGACCGAGGGGTAGGTCACGGGGGACGACACGCCGTCTCGCGCGGCCGGGCTCGACCGGCTCGCCGGGCGCCTGGGTTCTCACGGCTCGGATCTGCGGTACGCCAACCCCGCCGTGATGCGAGGACACTGCCGGGTCGTCGAAAGCACCGGGCAGACAGCCGCCACCCGCCTGCTGCTGCACACCTGCTCCTACGCCGAGGACGCCTCTCGTCTGCCGGGCAAGCGCTGGACGGGCTTGCTGATCGGTCTGCTGCCGCAGCGACCCGCCCGCTTCGGGCAACCGCACGCCGCTGAGCCCGCTCTGCCGAACGGGTGCCGAGTGACCGCCTGTCGTAGCCGCAGGACATGGGCCTGCTTTGTCGGCGGCCATGGAGAAGTCCCCCACGTACGGCCACTTGTGCCGTCACTCTCCGTCGACGTCCCGCGTGCTCGGGCTGCACGGTGTGGATCAGGACAGGGGTGCCTTCCCGGCGGGGCCACTGTCGACGCGGACGTCATCGCTGTCGGCGGCAGTCCTGGGAAGACAACCCCGTCCCTGAGCCGTTGAATGCGATGGCACGGTCGACGCCTGGCATCCGGCGCGTGGCCGTCCAAGGCTTGTCCGAGCGAGGGAAAAGGGTGATCACGCGATGAAGGCGGTGCGGTTCCACGAGTACGGCGGGATCGATGTGCTGCGGGTGGAGGAGGTGGAGCAGCCGACGCCCGGCCCCGGACAGGTGCTGGTCGAGGTCCGCGCGGCCGGGATCCAGCCCGGCGAGGTGATGATCCGCAAGGGCGCGCGTCACGGACGCTGGCCTGCCACGTTCCCCTCCGGGCAGGGCAGCGATCTGGCCGGTGTCGTGGTGGAGGTCGGCCCCCAGGTGCGCGGCTTCGCGGTGGGCGATGAGGTCTTGGGCTTCACCCATGACAGGGCGAGCCATGCGGAGTTCGTCGTGGTCGACGACGTGGACGTGGTCTCGCGTCCACAGGGGCTGTCCTGGGACGTGGCCGGGTCGTTGTACGTGGCCGGCACGACCGCGTACGCCTGCGTGTTCGCGGCGGATCCCGGGCCGACGGACACGGTCGTGGTGTCCGGTGCGGCGGGCGGCGTCGGGTCTCTTGTCGTGCAGCTCGCGCGGCGGCGCGGCGCCACGGTGATCGGGCTGGCGAGCGAGGGCAACCATGCCTGGTTGAAGGAGCGCGGTGTCGTCCCGGTCGCATACGGGGAGGGCGTGGCTGAACGGATCCGGGAGGCTTCCGGCGGGAACGTCGACGCATTCATCGACACGTTCGGCGACGGCTACGTGGACCTGGCGGTGGAGCTGGGTGTGCGGCCCGAGCGGATCAACACGATCCGCGATTGGCAGGCCGCGGCCAGGGTCGGGGCGCAAACCTACGGAGAAGGTGCGGCGGCGTGCGCGGTCGTGCTCGGCGAACTGGCCCGGCTTGCCACGCGCGGGGAGCTGGAGGTGCCGATCGCCCGCACCTACCCGCTGGAGCAAGTGCGAGACGCGTTCCGCGAGCTGGAACGGGGGCACACCCACGGCAAGATCGTGCTCCGTCCGTAGCCCCGGCAGGCCGAGGCGACCGTCGAGCCGGCACCCCGGAACATCAACGCAGTGTAACCGTTGGCGGCCAGATGACTCCCCGTCAAGTGGCCGCCAGCGGGGAACCACACAACTGGCCACTGACACTGCTTGGGCGCGAGATGCCGGAGGGGCCGCCGATCACGGTGACCTACCGGCTCGCCGGACCGCCGGGCTGGCGGGCTGGCGGGCTGGCGGGCTGGCGGGCTGGCGGGCTGGCGGGCTGGCGGGCTGGCGGGCTGGCGGGCTGGCGGGTTACGGATACCCACTCCCCCCTGTATCCGTCTGCTTGCCCCACCAGGTATCTTGCATCGCATGGA contains these protein-coding regions:
- a CDS encoding MOSC domain-containing protein, which produces MRVDQLWRYPVKSVGGERLTAATVGVLGIEGDRSIAVHDEREEVTWAGAVPALMRLRAVTLGPGVAELVLPDGRRFRSDAPDAGSRLSAAVQARVTLVEHQPHRPDTALHVLTTTALRSLGSSLPDSATDASRFRPNLVLDDVPGDHATGYPEHDWTGRRMGIGTLRLRFTQRCDRCVMITKETPTVPHDRAVLRWVARELGNAFGMYAAVEKPGHVGIGDKARWLD
- a CDS encoding helix-turn-helix transcriptional regulator; its protein translation is MRDEGTVNDVPGRRPDPVPAASAGAVDADEHLIREVEKIATAVGRTLPGLCEVVLHDLRNPDHAIRAIENNLSGRQVGDSATELGLARISDPEYPSVIQNYANRFPDGRPVKSTSIGIKNASGDYIAALCLNLDVSVLSPLALTLANLVATETEHRGEPLEALRNRNSRELRQIVESRAAERAVSPRALPREAKRELVRQLREDGFFDSRDAAQVIADLLGISRATVYNYAK
- a CDS encoding NADP-dependent oxidoreductase, encoding MKAVRFHEYGGIDVLRVEEVEQPTPGPGQVLVEVRAAGIQPGEVMIRKGARHGRWPATFPSGQGSDLAGVVVEVGPQVRGFAVGDEVLGFTHDRASHAEFVVVDDVDVVSRPQGLSWDVAGSLYVAGTTAYACVFAADPGPTDTVVVSGAAGGVGSLVVQLARRRGATVIGLASEGNHAWLKERGVVPVAYGEGVAERIREASGGNVDAFIDTFGDGYVDLAVELGVRPERINTIRDWQAAARVGAQTYGEGAAACAVVLGELARLATRGELEVPIARTYPLEQVRDAFRELERGHTHGKIVLRP
- a CDS encoding pyridoxal-phosphate dependent enzyme; protein product: MNTAGPVTLDKPTAWPALVDRAGRRYPGDRPRWCGDDGSPLTVAKRPGITRADIDPGIPSQWRYAAALGMPGLAPVTLGEGRTPLLPRRLAGLDVAVKMEAQNPTSSFKDRGSSVMLSVLRAQGVTSLLEDSSGNGGSSVAAYCAAAGIHAQILAPATTSPAKLLQSRFHGAEVELWSGTRQDTADEALRRAGERFYASHNWQPHFLEGIKLIAYEIWEDLGFTAPTAVVMPAGAGSLVLGCAQGFDELYRAGEIASPPRLLVSQPARCSPLVRAFAAGHDHVEPTQWHSTLAEGTAITRPVRDQEVLAAVRSGGGAMTAVDEADLGPAVLALARTGLYTEPTSAQVVPALAQFLAAGHLRPDDDVVVILTGSGHKAAATMAGLLDSNSR
- a CDS encoding alanine racemase, giving the protein MTASAPHTTLADPDTPFAVLDVSRSQRNAQRLAGRLQELGVALRPHVKTAKSLRVAALMHGGRPGPITVSTLAEAEAFADGGYTDITYAVGIAPHKLPRVVALLRRGITLQVLLDSLEQARAVTAAAREAAVSIPALIEVDCDGHRGGVLVDDDALLAIGHELHKAGCLDGILVHAGESYFAPTAEGQRKAAAHERDVAVAAAQRLRQKGMEVATVSVGSTPTAHAATDLTGVTEVRAGNYVFFDLVMAGLGVCGIEDLALSVAVTVIGHRPGRGWILTDGGWMAMSRDRGTANQAVDQGYGLVTDLTGNLIPGLVMTGASQEHGILTARDGHPLPDLPVGARLRILPNHACATAAQHHGYQVIDSAEPPTPGAVPRITDLWQRITGW
- a CDS encoding phosphotransferase; amino-acid sequence: MEPMELRRAVEAGRATASELGLQVDDVIVIHNSDRVALRLVPCDVLARVAPSGHLADSEFEVEVEVARRLADVGAPVAELDPRVEPRVHLRDSFAVSLWTYYEPVESEIAPTDYAHVFLRHHAALRQIDLTAPHFTDRVAVALSVVNDGEHSPELSDPDREFLSDTLGRLNAAIGIDKDGDQLLHGEPHPGNLLNTRRGPLFVDLATCCRGPVEFDLAHAPEEVGEHYAGADPGLIHRCRALNWAMFSAWRWRRNDQMPDRGHWRVEGLNQVRAALDRCGPG